The following are from one region of the Acidobacteriota bacterium genome:
- a CDS encoding DUF1080 domain-containing protein has translation MRTKVWTIAAVLLLTGLVSAQEAASKADKADWIQLFNGKNLDGWTVKIAKHKVGDNFGDTFRVQDGLLKVAYDKYTTLDGQFGHLFYKDKFSYYLVAVEYRFVGEQVKGGPEWGYRNNGIMVHSQSADSMGFDQDFPVSIEVQLLGGDGTHDRPNGNVCTPGTNIVIDGALYTPHCYEHFSAKTYHGDQWVRVVAEVLGSERITHFVEGTKVLTYTNPQLGGDLGTPEFAKRAGELLNEGYIALQAESHPTEFRKVEVLNLVGCMDKKASNYKPYFVKADSGSCKY, from the coding sequence GTGCGAACAAAAGTATGGACAATCGCAGCCGTCCTTCTGCTGACAGGGTTGGTCTCCGCGCAGGAAGCCGCATCGAAAGCGGATAAGGCTGACTGGATTCAGTTGTTCAACGGAAAGAACCTCGACGGATGGACCGTCAAGATCGCCAAGCACAAAGTTGGGGACAATTTTGGAGACACGTTTCGAGTGCAAGACGGGCTGCTCAAGGTTGCCTACGACAAGTACACAACGCTCGACGGCCAGTTCGGCCACCTTTTCTACAAAGATAAGTTCTCTTACTACCTGGTTGCCGTCGAATATCGATTTGTCGGCGAGCAAGTCAAGGGCGGCCCCGAATGGGGATACCGCAACAACGGAATCATGGTCCACTCGCAATCCGCGGACAGCATGGGATTCGATCAGGACTTCCCTGTTTCAATCGAGGTGCAACTGCTCGGTGGCGATGGGACGCACGACCGTCCGAACGGAAACGTGTGCACGCCGGGAACGAATATCGTGATCGATGGCGCACTCTACACTCCCCACTGCTACGAACACTTCTCTGCCAAGACGTATCACGGCGATCAATGGGTAAGAGTCGTAGCGGAGGTGCTCGGATCCGAGCGCATCACGCACTTCGTTGAGGGGACCAAGGTTTTGACCTATACCAATCCGCAATTGGGTGGCGATCTTGGGACGCCGGAATTCGCCAAAAGAGCGGGCGAACTTCTAAACGAAGGCTACATCGCATTGCAGGCGGAGAGCCATCCGACCGAATTTCGGAAAGTGGAAGTGCTCAACCTGGTGGGGTGTATGGACAAGAAGGCTTCCAACTACAAGCCCTACTTCGTGAAGGCCGACAGCGGTTCGTGCAAATACTAG
- a CDS encoding acetyl-CoA carboxylase carboxyltransferase subunit alpha: protein MDSGLKAQQELSKIEQQIERLQALEGQNEETRRQVQQLHDRVNDLRREVSSHLNPWERAEMARHPQRPYTLDYIERMFTDFSEIHGDRGFADDPAIVCGMARFHGEEVLIVGHQKARDTKQKVYRNFGMPNPEGYRKALRAMQIAAKFHRPIFTFVDTPGAYPGLGAEERGQAEAIAYNLREMVRLEVPIVTTITGEGGSGGALAIAVADRVLMMENSIYSVISPEGCASIMWRDPSKRNIAAAAMKITPNDLTDLGIIDGIVTEPPGGAHTDHAQAADLLDAVLQQKLTELKRLSVTDLLNARYAKFRNMAQFYQVEA, encoded by the coding sequence ATGGATTCTGGACTCAAAGCGCAGCAGGAACTGAGCAAGATCGAGCAGCAGATTGAGCGCCTGCAAGCGCTCGAAGGTCAAAATGAGGAAACACGCCGGCAGGTTCAGCAACTGCACGATCGCGTGAATGACCTGCGCCGTGAAGTGTCGTCCCATCTGAATCCCTGGGAGCGAGCCGAGATGGCACGCCATCCCCAGCGGCCTTACACACTCGATTACATTGAGCGCATGTTTACCGATTTCAGCGAGATTCACGGCGATCGCGGCTTCGCCGACGACCCAGCCATTGTGTGCGGCATGGCCCGTTTTCACGGCGAAGAAGTACTCATCGTCGGACACCAGAAGGCACGCGACACCAAGCAAAAGGTGTATCGCAATTTTGGGATGCCAAATCCGGAAGGCTACCGCAAGGCGTTGCGGGCGATGCAGATCGCGGCCAAGTTTCACCGTCCGATTTTCACGTTCGTGGATACTCCCGGTGCGTATCCCGGACTAGGCGCGGAAGAGCGCGGACAGGCGGAAGCTATCGCCTACAATCTCCGTGAAATGGTGCGGCTCGAAGTGCCGATCGTGACCACAATCACGGGCGAAGGCGGCAGTGGCGGTGCGCTCGCAATTGCCGTGGCAGACCGCGTCCTCATGATGGAGAACTCCATCTATTCAGTAATTTCGCCGGAGGGTTGTGCGTCCATCATGTGGCGTGATCCGTCCAAGCGAAACATTGCGGCAGCCGCAATGAAGATTACGCCCAACGATCTTACTGATCTCGGAATCATCGACGGCATTGTGACGGAGCCTCCGGGCGGCGCACATACAGACCATGCGCAGGCAGCTGACTTGCTCGACGCGGTGCTGCAGCAAAAGCTGACGGAACTCAAACGGTTGTCAGTCACCGACCTCTTGAATGCGCGGTATGCGAAGTTCCGCAACATGGCGCAGTTCTACCAGGTCGAAGCCTAG
- a CDS encoding 2-oxoacid:ferredoxin oxidoreductase subunit beta → MATTPTSTPAPKVNRIGLQVLDYRGGKTTLCAGCGHNAISERIIDAMYEMGIKPEHLAKFSGIGCSSKTPAYFMSRSFSFNSVHGRMPSVATGALLANKNLLALGVTGDGDTVSIGAGQFVHLMRRNLPIIYIIENNGCYGLTKGQFSATADLGSTLKSGISNDLPPVDTCAMAIQLGATFVGRSFSGDKKQLHAMLKAAIAHRGTVMLDVISPCVTFNDHEGSTKSYKYVLEHEERLHELDFVPSFENISVDYDPGTAFEVQMHDGSHLRLRKLEEDYNPTDKVAAVSRLMESQQKGEVLTGVFYLNAKAPSFIDMLNVADQPLATLPESVVRPSRAVLEQCMDELR, encoded by the coding sequence ATGGCAACCACACCCACCAGCACGCCTGCACCAAAAGTAAACCGGATCGGCCTGCAAGTTCTCGACTACCGTGGCGGCAAGACCACGCTGTGCGCCGGTTGCGGCCACAACGCGATTTCCGAACGCATCATCGATGCCATGTACGAGATGGGCATCAAGCCGGAGCATTTGGCAAAGTTCAGCGGCATCGGGTGTTCTTCGAAGACGCCCGCGTACTTCATGAGCCGCTCGTTCAGTTTTAACTCGGTCCACGGACGCATGCCCTCGGTAGCGACCGGAGCGTTGCTCGCGAACAAGAATCTGCTTGCGCTCGGCGTTACCGGCGACGGCGACACCGTTTCCATCGGCGCCGGACAGTTCGTTCACCTGATGCGGCGCAATCTGCCGATTATTTACATCATCGAAAACAACGGCTGCTACGGCCTCACCAAGGGCCAGTTCTCGGCCACTGCTGATCTTGGATCAACGTTGAAGAGTGGAATTTCAAACGATCTGCCTCCCGTCGACACCTGCGCGATGGCGATCCAACTCGGTGCGACGTTTGTCGGACGTTCATTCTCCGGCGACAAGAAGCAGTTGCACGCGATGCTGAAGGCGGCGATTGCCCATCGCGGCACGGTGATGCTCGACGTGATTTCACCGTGCGTGACGTTCAACGATCACGAGGGTTCGACGAAGTCTTACAAATATGTTTTGGAACATGAAGAACGGCTGCACGAGTTGGATTTCGTGCCTTCGTTCGAGAACATCAGCGTTGACTACGATCCGGGCACGGCTTTCGAGGTGCAGATGCACGATGGTTCGCATCTCCGGCTGCGGAAACTGGAAGAGGACTACAACCCCACCGACAAAGTGGCTGCCGTTAGCCGTCTGATGGAGTCGCAGCAAAAAGGCGAAGTCTTGACCGGAGTCTTCTACCTCAATGCCAAGGCTCCGTCGTTCATCGATATGCTAAACGTTGCGGACCAACCCTTGGCAACGCTGCCAGAGAGCGTTGTCCGTCCGAGCAGGGCAGTGCTCGAACAATGCATGGACGAGTTGCGCTAG
- a CDS encoding PIN domain-containing protein, giving the protein MSDRYFLDTNIIVYSFDTADPRKALTAQKLVTRAATSGLGTISSQVVQEFMNVGLRKFKATMTAVELERYFLRVLLPMMRIQSSASLFMEALQMQASNQLAWYDSLIVVAALQDDCKILYTEDLQHGRRFGDLIVQNPFL; this is encoded by the coding sequence ATGAGCGATAGATATTTTCTCGACACCAACATCATCGTCTACTCGTTCGACACGGCTGATCCGCGAAAGGCATTGACCGCTCAGAAACTGGTCACTCGGGCCGCGACCTCGGGACTGGGCACGATTAGTTCCCAGGTTGTGCAGGAATTTATGAATGTCGGTTTGCGCAAGTTCAAGGCGACCATGACGGCCGTGGAACTGGAACGATATTTTTTGCGAGTCCTCTTGCCCATGATGCGGATCCAGTCTTCGGCCTCGTTATTCATGGAAGCACTCCAAATGCAGGCGTCAAATCAACTTGCTTGGTACGACTCGCTTATTGTGGTGGCAGCCCTGCAAGATGACTGCAAGATTCTTTACACAGAAGACTTGCAGCATGGCCGTCGCTTCGGCGACCTCATCGTCCAAAACCCCTTTCTATAG
- the secA gene encoding preprotein translocase subunit SecA produces the protein MINALLGKVFGTRNEREVKRMLPRVQAINELEPEIKKLSDEQLRAKTEEFRARIKERIDHIADEPDADPDRQKQIETDRNLVIKDVLDGLLVEAFAVVREAGWRVLNMRHFDVQLIGGMVLHEGKIAEMKTGEGKTLVATLPVYLNALAGRGVHVVTVNDYLAKRDSEWMGKLYKFLGLSVGVIVHELDDQERKEAYSADVTYGTNNEFGFDYLRDNMKFDLRDCVQRVHNFAIVDEVDSILIDEARTPLIISGASEESTDKYYKVNRIIPKLEKGEEEDTAPGEPKVLTGDFVVDEKHRNITVTEEGWEKVEKLLGIGNIADPENWALKHHVETAIKAHAIYRKDVDYVVKDGEVIIVDEFTGRLMPGRRWSDGLHQSIEAKENVKIERENQTLATITFQNYFRMYNKLAGMTGTAETEAPEFDKIYRLEVSVIPTNRQLLRIENADIVYRTEKEKYFAAADEIQRLHETGQPVLVGTTSIEKSERLSDMLKKKGIKHVVLNAKYHEREAEIVAQAGRKGMVTIATNMAGRGTDILLGGNPEFMAKQECVKKGIAQPLRAAQGKVGADADDSNRTLWYYAGNEYAVPTDQWTETLARYEADTKQDHKDVTNVGGLHILGTERHEARRIDHQLRGRAGRQGDPGSSRFYLSLEDDLMRIFAKEWVSNLLQRLGMEEGVPIESRMITRRIEAAQKAVEGQNFESRKHLLEYDDVMNKQRVAVYGLRRRLLEGLDQKDLIIEDYVSGMLGDLLEQYCPTKSHEEDFDLKGLKDAVIARFGVDIYAEGLKPEEMSRQELGDAIFEKLKERYDAKEKLIGPEAMRYHERTIMLSVIDTQWKDHLLSMDHLKEGIGLRGYGQHDPLVEYKKESFDMFEEMMQRFQEETVRILYLMQILERPPDSGDALGHGPDGPSGEGPDAGVPSLITGGRGGNGRPPRQIATSVDDIEEAFQRKKKRELDQARMAGSGDMQTVQQIVRSGDKVGRNDPCPCGSGKKYKKCHG, from the coding sequence TTGATTAACGCCCTGTTAGGTAAGGTTTTCGGGACCAGGAACGAGCGCGAAGTGAAGCGCATGTTGCCGCGCGTCCAGGCCATCAACGAGCTCGAACCGGAGATCAAAAAGCTCTCAGATGAACAGCTGCGCGCCAAGACCGAAGAGTTCCGCGCCCGCATCAAGGAGCGGATCGACCACATTGCCGACGAGCCGGACGCTGATCCCGACCGTCAGAAGCAGATTGAAACCGACCGCAATCTGGTGATCAAAGACGTTCTGGACGGATTGCTCGTGGAAGCTTTTGCCGTCGTCCGCGAAGCTGGATGGCGCGTGCTGAACATGCGCCATTTTGACGTGCAGTTAATCGGCGGAATGGTTCTGCACGAAGGCAAGATCGCCGAAATGAAAACCGGCGAAGGCAAGACGCTGGTCGCAACCCTGCCGGTTTATCTCAACGCCCTCGCGGGACGCGGTGTCCACGTTGTCACTGTCAACGACTACCTGGCCAAGCGCGACTCTGAATGGATGGGCAAGCTCTACAAGTTTTTGGGACTGAGCGTTGGCGTCATCGTTCACGAACTCGATGACCAGGAACGGAAGGAAGCCTACAGCGCCGATGTCACCTACGGAACGAACAACGAATTTGGATTCGACTATCTCCGCGACAACATGAAGTTCGACCTGCGCGACTGCGTGCAGCGTGTACACAATTTCGCAATTGTCGACGAAGTCGATTCCATCCTGATTGACGAGGCGCGTACTCCGCTGATCATCTCCGGCGCCAGTGAGGAATCGACCGACAAGTACTACAAAGTGAACCGGATTATCCCCAAGCTTGAAAAAGGCGAGGAAGAAGACACCGCTCCCGGCGAGCCGAAGGTCCTTACCGGCGACTTCGTGGTCGACGAGAAACACCGCAACATTACAGTCACGGAAGAAGGCTGGGAAAAAGTTGAAAAGCTGCTGGGTATCGGGAACATTGCCGATCCCGAGAACTGGGCGCTCAAGCATCACGTGGAAACGGCCATCAAGGCGCATGCCATTTATCGCAAGGACGTTGACTACGTCGTGAAAGACGGAGAAGTCATCATCGTCGACGAATTTACGGGACGCCTTATGCCCGGACGCCGGTGGTCCGATGGCCTGCACCAGTCGATCGAGGCAAAGGAGAACGTCAAGATCGAGCGCGAGAACCAGACCCTCGCGACGATTACCTTCCAGAATTATTTCCGCATGTACAACAAGCTGGCGGGCATGACCGGTACAGCGGAAACCGAAGCGCCGGAATTCGACAAGATCTACCGGCTTGAAGTCAGCGTCATTCCAACGAATCGTCAGTTGTTGCGCATTGAGAATGCAGACATTGTCTACCGCACTGAGAAAGAGAAATATTTCGCGGCAGCCGACGAAATCCAGCGGCTGCACGAAACCGGACAGCCCGTGCTGGTCGGCACGACGTCCATCGAGAAGTCCGAGCGTCTATCGGACATGCTCAAGAAGAAGGGCATTAAGCACGTCGTTCTGAACGCGAAGTATCACGAACGCGAAGCGGAAATCGTCGCGCAAGCCGGACGCAAGGGCATGGTCACGATCGCGACCAACATGGCGGGCCGCGGTACCGATATTCTGCTGGGCGGTAATCCGGAATTCATGGCCAAGCAGGAATGCGTGAAGAAGGGAATTGCCCAGCCCCTCCGTGCCGCGCAAGGCAAGGTCGGCGCCGATGCAGACGACTCCAACCGCACGCTTTGGTATTACGCCGGCAACGAGTACGCGGTCCCGACTGATCAGTGGACAGAGACTCTGGCGCGCTACGAGGCCGATACCAAGCAGGACCATAAAGACGTCACCAATGTGGGCGGATTGCATATCCTTGGCACCGAGCGCCACGAAGCGCGCCGTATCGACCATCAGCTTCGCGGGCGTGCGGGCCGCCAGGGCGATCCCGGGTCGTCGCGCTTCTACCTCTCCCTCGAAGACGACCTGATGCGCATCTTCGCCAAGGAGTGGGTATCCAACTTGCTGCAGCGGCTCGGCATGGAAGAAGGCGTGCCGATTGAGTCGCGCATGATTACGCGCCGGATTGAAGCTGCGCAGAAAGCGGTTGAAGGCCAGAACTTCGAATCCCGCAAACACCTGCTCGAATACGACGACGTCATGAACAAGCAGCGCGTGGCGGTCTATGGACTGCGCCGCCGCCTGCTCGAAGGACTCGACCAGAAAGATCTGATCATCGAAGACTACGTTTCCGGCATGCTCGGCGATTTGCTCGAACAATACTGTCCGACAAAATCCCATGAGGAAGACTTCGACTTAAAGGGATTGAAGGATGCAGTCATCGCAAGGTTCGGCGTCGACATCTATGCAGAAGGCTTGAAGCCAGAGGAGATGAGCCGCCAGGAATTGGGCGATGCGATCTTCGAAAAACTGAAAGAACGGTACGATGCAAAAGAAAAGCTGATCGGCCCCGAAGCCATGCGTTACCACGAGCGCACCATCATGCTTAGCGTGATCGACACGCAGTGGAAGGACCATCTCCTTAGCATGGACCACCTCAAGGAAGGCATCGGCCTGCGCGGATACGGGCAGCATGATCCGCTGGTCGAATACAAGAAAGAATCCTTCGACATGTTCGAGGAGATGATGCAGCGCTTCCAGGAAGAGACGGTCCGAATTCTCTACCTGATGCAAATCCTGGAACGCCCGCCCGATTCTGGCGACGCACTCGGTCACGGACCAGATGGGCCGTCCGGCGAGGGTCCGGACGCTGGCGTGCCGTCACTGATCACCGGTGGTCGCGGCGGAAATGGCCGTCCGCCTCGCCAGATTGCAACTTCAGTGGACGATATCGAAGAAGCATTCCAGCGCAAAAAGAAGCGCGAACTCGACCAGGCTCGCATGGCTGGTTCCGGCGATATGCAAACCGTGCAGCAGATCGTTCGCTCCGGAGACAAGGTCGGCCGCAACGATCCATGTCCATGCGGCAGTGGCAAGAAATACAAGAAGTGCCACGGCTGA
- a CDS encoding 2-oxoacid:acceptor oxidoreductase subunit alpha encodes MATTDVVPQESTGRLGPKRVVNDMSIQVATVNGSGSQSSNNVLLRSIFQMGVPVSGKNLFPSNIAGLPTWFTIRANKHGYIARKKEIDFLVAMNPETAQDDVKSLAPGASVLFDEPLALDKVRTDLTFYSVPYDKLVAPVCPEAKLRKLVKNMIYVGVVAQLLAIDMAEVEKALRRQFAKKVKAANLNLAAVKAGYDYAAANLTKQDPFVIEKLDKTQGKIIIDGNSAAALGCMFAGCTVVTWYPITPSSSLVETMIEYMKEHRVGPDGKATFAIVQAEDELAAIGMVIGASWAGARAMTATAGPGISLMAEFTGLAYYAEVPAVIWDIQRVGPSTGLPTRTSQGDILFTAFLGHGDTKHIMLLPASPAECFTMAHDAFDLAEQFQTPVFVMSDLDLGMNNWMADPFEYPDKPIQRGKVLSKEELDKLGGFARYKDVDGDGIPYRTLPGTDHPAAAYFTRGSGHNEKAQYTERPDDFEMNMERIDKKFETARSFVPRAEMVANGKSKIGIIAYGTTHWAITECRDQLRNEFKVETDYMRLRSFPFTREVHDFIERHDRVYVVEQNRDAQMATLLKLDIKPELTPRLRSICHIHGLPIDARSVTDELMTMEGK; translated from the coding sequence ATGGCCACTACTGATGTTGTGCCCCAGGAGTCGACCGGCCGACTGGGGCCAAAACGTGTCGTCAACGACATGAGTATCCAGGTTGCGACCGTAAATGGTTCGGGTTCGCAGAGTTCGAATAATGTTCTTCTGCGAAGTATTTTTCAGATGGGTGTACCGGTTTCCGGAAAGAACCTGTTTCCGTCGAACATCGCGGGACTTCCTACCTGGTTCACGATTCGCGCCAACAAACACGGTTACATCGCGCGCAAGAAAGAAATTGATTTTCTCGTTGCCATGAATCCGGAGACCGCGCAGGATGACGTCAAGTCGCTCGCGCCCGGAGCCAGCGTTCTGTTTGACGAACCCTTGGCACTTGATAAAGTCCGTACCGACCTCACGTTTTACTCCGTGCCTTATGACAAATTGGTCGCACCGGTCTGTCCGGAAGCGAAGCTCCGCAAACTCGTCAAGAACATGATTTATGTCGGCGTAGTTGCGCAGTTGCTCGCCATCGACATGGCCGAAGTGGAGAAGGCGCTCCGTCGTCAGTTTGCGAAAAAGGTCAAGGCAGCGAATCTTAATCTGGCAGCAGTGAAGGCCGGTTACGACTATGCGGCGGCGAATCTTACCAAGCAGGACCCGTTTGTCATTGAGAAATTAGACAAGACGCAAGGCAAGATCATCATCGACGGAAACTCAGCCGCGGCTCTGGGCTGCATGTTTGCTGGTTGCACCGTGGTGACGTGGTATCCGATTACTCCCTCGTCCTCGCTGGTCGAGACCATGATCGAGTACATGAAGGAACATCGCGTCGGTCCTGACGGCAAGGCGACCTTCGCGATCGTGCAGGCTGAAGATGAGTTGGCCGCGATCGGCATGGTGATTGGCGCCAGTTGGGCGGGAGCGCGCGCTATGACTGCGACCGCAGGCCCCGGCATTTCCCTGATGGCGGAGTTTACCGGACTGGCGTATTACGCCGAAGTGCCAGCAGTGATCTGGGACATCCAACGCGTTGGCCCGTCGACCGGTTTGCCGACGCGGACTTCGCAAGGAGACATTCTCTTCACCGCGTTTCTGGGTCATGGCGACACCAAGCACATCATGCTGTTGCCGGCGTCTCCTGCGGAATGTTTCACGATGGCGCACGACGCGTTTGATCTCGCGGAGCAATTTCAGACGCCGGTGTTCGTCATGTCAGACCTTGATTTGGGAATGAACAACTGGATGGCGGATCCATTTGAATATCCCGACAAGCCGATCCAGCGCGGCAAAGTGCTGAGCAAGGAAGAACTCGATAAATTGGGCGGCTTCGCCCGCTATAAAGACGTGGACGGCGACGGCATCCCGTATCGCACCCTGCCGGGCACGGATCATCCCGCCGCCGCGTACTTCACGCGAGGCAGCGGCCACAATGAAAAGGCACAGTACACCGAGCGTCCTGATGATTTCGAAATGAACATGGAGCGTATCGATAAGAAGTTTGAAACCGCCCGCTCCTTTGTGCCTCGGGCCGAAATGGTGGCAAACGGCAAGTCGAAAATCGGGATCATCGCGTACGGGACAACACATTGGGCAATTACCGAATGCCGCGATCAGTTGCGCAACGAATTCAAGGTTGAGACTGATTACATGCGGTTGCGGTCCTTCCCGTTCACCCGGGAAGTGCACGACTTCATCGAGCGGCACGACCGGGTTTACGTTGTCGAACAGAATCGCGACGCGCAGATGGCGACCTTGCTCAAGCTCGACATCAAACCTGAGTTGACGCCTCGGTTGCGGTCAATTTGCCACATCCACGGACTGCCGATCGACGCTCGCTCCGTAACTGACGAACTCATGACGATGGAGGGGAAGTAA
- a CDS encoding AMP-binding protein: MPTFYERFQESASKFPNKIALEIQRQDKIESLTFTELEQIAESVGSWLAGRVERDARVAILAANHPRWVAAYLGIICAGRTAVPLDTAFHADQVAKLLKDSGATMLLCDDKHLAVAQEAVKELPVGIVMTSPASEQTSAGAPGGAKPVADLDSIFAAGSRGFTPVVAQEGDLAALLYTSGTTADPKGVMLTHGNLVGEANAVLQVVHIGTDDALLGILPMFHVLAQMANLFLPLFNGARVVYLETLNTTELLRALQERGITAFCVVPQFFYLIHEKIFKELNKRGKMTVRLVRTLMGINHLLRSVGINAGRLFFGKIHATFGKRMRYLVTGGSRFDAAIWRDFQDFGIDLLNAYGLTETTGGAFVNRPGKVVIGSVGPPFPTVEVKIIDPQPMEKGAIPVGEIALRGPIVMKGYWNRADATAEVLRDGWLHTGDLGYLDASGNLFITGRGKEVIVLANGKNVYPEEIEAHYLKSPFIKEMCVMALEARPDDPTSERLYAVIVPNFEVLRERKVVNSKEVIRFDIEALSHKIASTKRLGGYEIWQDDLPRTTTRKLKRFQIEKKVRDLQAKGGPGESEVGTEKPLAEEDRTWLERDDVKQALDVVRESARNKLSAIMPTHNLELDLGLDSMQRVELLTALEQRLGGDVPEAQLAEIYSVRDLVDAVLASARRGEGSTKAAAPAWSTILAEPVTDSEVLSLARPQWVAEIFFFMLGRFLQLLWLDLFHLKAKGIENLPEKGPYLLCSNHQSYIDPVVMASLLPWRLFRQTFALGTSDIFGKGFMRRLARWIRVVVLDPDANLVPAMRAGAYGLRQRRILVLYPEGERSDTGKPRVFRKGAAILSIHEQAPIIPVAIEGFYDAWPRHQKWPKFKNLSLVFGKPIVPPPVSEASEAAYEKLTSDLKARVVEMWQELRREAGKPPED, from the coding sequence ATGCCTACCTTTTACGAGCGTTTCCAAGAGTCAGCCAGCAAGTTCCCAAACAAGATCGCCCTCGAAATTCAGCGACAAGACAAGATCGAAAGCCTGACTTTCACTGAACTTGAGCAGATCGCGGAAAGCGTCGGCTCGTGGTTGGCCGGTCGGGTTGAAAGGGATGCCCGGGTGGCGATTCTGGCGGCGAACCATCCGCGATGGGTGGCGGCCTACCTCGGCATCATCTGCGCGGGGCGCACCGCTGTGCCGCTCGATACCGCCTTCCACGCCGACCAAGTGGCGAAACTGTTGAAGGACAGCGGAGCGACGATGCTCCTCTGCGACGACAAGCATTTGGCGGTGGCTCAAGAGGCGGTCAAGGAATTGCCGGTCGGCATCGTCATGACGTCGCCAGCCAGCGAGCAAACTTCCGCAGGCGCCCCCGGCGGTGCCAAGCCGGTGGCTGATCTGGATTCGATCTTCGCCGCCGGTTCGCGGGGATTTACGCCTGTTGTCGCCCAGGAAGGCGATCTCGCGGCTTTGCTTTACACCTCGGGGACCACCGCCGATCCCAAGGGCGTAATGCTGACGCATGGAAACCTGGTGGGGGAAGCGAATGCCGTCCTGCAAGTGGTCCACATTGGGACCGACGACGCGCTGCTTGGAATCCTGCCCATGTTCCATGTGCTGGCGCAGATGGCAAATCTATTTCTTCCCCTCTTCAATGGCGCGCGCGTCGTATACCTGGAAACCCTGAATACGACAGAGCTGCTCCGCGCCCTGCAAGAGCGCGGGATCACCGCATTTTGCGTGGTGCCGCAATTCTTCTATCTGATTCACGAAAAGATCTTCAAGGAACTCAACAAGCGCGGGAAAATGACGGTCCGGTTGGTGCGCACGCTGATGGGAATCAACCACCTGCTGCGATCCGTCGGCATCAATGCCGGAAGACTCTTCTTCGGCAAGATTCACGCCACTTTCGGCAAGCGCATGCGCTATCTGGTCACCGGCGGGTCGCGTTTCGATGCCGCAATCTGGCGTGACTTCCAGGATTTTGGAATCGATTTGCTGAATGCCTACGGCCTGACGGAAACGACTGGCGGGGCCTTCGTCAATCGTCCCGGCAAAGTTGTCATTGGCTCAGTCGGGCCGCCCTTTCCCACCGTGGAAGTTAAGATCATCGACCCGCAACCAATGGAGAAAGGCGCCATACCGGTCGGTGAAATCGCGCTTCGCGGGCCGATCGTCATGAAGGGCTACTGGAATCGTGCAGACGCGACCGCCGAAGTTTTGCGCGACGGCTGGTTGCATACCGGAGACCTCGGATACCTCGATGCGAGTGGAAATCTTTTTATCACCGGACGGGGCAAAGAAGTAATCGTGCTTGCTAACGGGAAGAATGTCTATCCCGAGGAGATCGAGGCTCACTATCTGAAGTCGCCGTTCATCAAAGAGATGTGCGTGATGGCGCTCGAAGCGCGCCCGGACGATCCGACTTCCGAGCGTCTTTATGCGGTGATCGTACCGAATTTCGAAGTGCTGCGCGAGCGCAAAGTCGTGAACTCAAAAGAAGTCATTCGATTCGATATCGAAGCCCTGTCGCACAAGATCGCCTCCACCAAGCGGCTAGGCGGTTACGAAATCTGGCAGGACGATCTTCCGCGCACGACGACTCGCAAACTGAAACGTTTCCAGATCGAAAAGAAAGTGCGGGATCTGCAAGCCAAGGGCGGCCCCGGCGAGTCAGAAGTAGGGACGGAAAAGCCGCTCGCCGAAGAAGATCGCACTTGGTTGGAACGCGATGACGTGAAGCAGGCGCTCGACGTCGTTCGGGAGTCGGCGCGTAACAAGCTCTCGGCGATCATGCCAACTCACAATCTGGAACTCGATCTCGGACTCGATTCCATGCAGCGCGTCGAACTGCTCACGGCACTCGAGCAGCGACTCGGTGGAGATGTCCCCGAAGCGCAACTGGCGGAAATCTACAGTGTCCGTGATCTTGTGGATGCAGTGCTTGCGAGTGCAAGACGAGGCGAAGGCAGCACAAAAGCGGCCGCACCGGCATGGTCGACCATCCTCGCCGAACCCGTTACCGACTCCGAAGTGCTCAGCCTGGCACGCCCCCAATGGGTGGCGGAGATTTTCTTTTTCATGCTGGGCCGGTTTCTCCAACTACTGTGGCTCGACCTCTTCCACTTGAAAGCCAAAGGGATAGAGAATCTGCCCGAGAAGGGTCCGTATCTGCTGTGTTCGAATCACCAAAGCTACATCGATCCGGTCGTGATGGCGTCTCTGCTGCCCTGGCGTTTGTTCCGCCAGACGTTCGCGCTGGGCACGAGCGATATTTTTGGTAAAGGATTCATGCGCAGGCTGGCGCGCTGGATTCGGGTCGTTGTGCTCGATCCCGACGCCAACCTCGTCCCCGCAATGCGCGCAGGAGCCTACGGACTGCGCCAGCGACGCATCCTGGTGCTGTATCCAGAAGGCGAGCGCTCCGATACCGGCAAGCCCAGAGTCTTTCGCAAAGGTGCGGCGATTCTCTCGATCCACGAGCAGGCGCCGATTATTCCAGTCGCGATCGAAGGATTTTATGACGCCTGGCCACGACACCAGAAGTGGCCGAAGTTCAAGAATCTAAGTCTGGTCTTTGGGAAGCCGATTGTCCCGCCGCCGGTAAGCGAGGCCAGCGAAGCAGCGTATGAAAAGCTCACATCAGACTTGAAGGCTCGCGTCGTCGAGATGTGGCAGGAACTACGCCGGGAAGCCGGCAAGCCTCCGGAAGATTGA